The Triticum aestivum cultivar Chinese Spring chromosome 6D, IWGSC CS RefSeq v2.1, whole genome shotgun sequence genomic sequence ACGAAGCACCGCCGGCCGTTGGTGGCAGCAGCCAGCAGGCGGTTTGGTGGGCGCTGCAGATCGACCGGTGGAAAGAAGGCTAGAGGAGGAAGATGGCACGGAGCCGCTGGATGAATATCGGATGTCCACGCGAAATCAAGTTGGTGTTTGGTTTCAGGGACTTTTTTATGTtaggactaaaaaaagtccctagcaaaccaaatAGAGGGGAATTTTTTTaagactttttgctaaaagtccttagaagcacctccttgaaAGTCTTTTTAAAAAAtcctagggactagaaaaagtcctagaatTAGAGAACCAAACATCATCCAACTTGCACCGAATTTTTAGGCGGAGAGAGTGAAGAGAGTGGACTTAATGAGGGGacatctttatatatatatatatatatatatatatatatatatatatatatatatatatgtttactAGTTATATCGTGGCACTAGCCCTTAGCCGGAGCGATCAGATCATATGAGATAGTATTATCAACGCTCGTGCTAGACGGCGTGTGTTGACCTTACGTACGGCATGTACCATATCATTTTAGCTCCACGCTCGCATTCCATTGATCTCATATTACGAGCAAGGAGCGATAAAGATATAGTAATACTAGTACAATTTTCTTGCTCAGGAAATGAAACAATCGATAGGCCATCATCTCTCCAAGTCTCAATCCACACAACCCAAAACCAGAAAACGCACATGATGCCAACGTTTTCTTCTTGGCCCAGGAGGCGCTAGCTATTCGCAGAAACTGTAGCTGTCGCATTGAAATCGTGTAGCTCAGCTGCCAACAAGAAACTGACACGGGAGTTACGTCGTTTGCGTGGCCCGCAGAGGCAGAGTTATAGATAGCCTATAGCTGCCGGGCATGGACTGAATTCCGTGGGAGCCGATCGACGACGTGTCTGCATGACTGCTGTGGCTGGTCCTCACGTACGACACCCGGTCCGGGCTGCATGAATGCGTGCATGGTCGACGTGTATGCACTGGAGGATATACTGCTACCAGATCGAGGTCAAATAAATTCTGAAAAGTGGTAAACATATATATACAGGGGAGGCCAAGTCTTGAGCTAGTAGGAAGGAAGAGGTCGTCTCGATCTGGTACAAGCAGGAATATCTCCAGGGAGAATGGTAACGGTGTTCTCAAGTAATCAGTCAAGTCACGAGTCTTACGACTCACGAGTCTCGATCCACCCATCCTTCTTGCGCTTGATGCGCTTAACCACTACTTTGTCTAGTAATTCGATGCCGTGCTGCAAGTAAAATAACCGATCAACTCCTGCTGGGTGACATGGTCAATGACGTAAATCAGCCAAGTCTCTCCGGGGTTGGGCTCCAGGACTTTTCAGTACATGTGTGGCCACGAGTCCACCGAATCATTGCCGCCGCGTCTACACCgatagcgtgtgtgtgtgtgtgtgttttgcggTAAATAATGTGGGTTTCTTGACCAGCAATAAAAAAGTGGTTTTCTAAACATGTTCTCTAGAAATAAGAGTGCATGTCCGTCGCTCGAAGGTGAGATATATGAAACAAAAGCCTACTATATCGTGGTAATGTGAATTTCATGTGTTTAGCCCCGGTACGCTACGCTGGTTGACCAATCCTCTGCTTCTTTTCTAACCTTAGCAACATAAGTGGCATTTAAGAACGACAGCGGAAGACATACACATTTctttcattccatatctttttttttcttttttgcgggggcTTTCACTCCATATCTCCCATGGGACGAACATGACAAGGGTGGTCATGGCTGCCTGATCGGTGAGAGTGACTGCGAACCACCACTTTGAGACCGAGTTGTAGTTGGCCCGATTCTCAATAATCAAAACATTGCAAGTTGTGTGTTTTATTCCTACCCCGTGTTCTTGAATGTTAAAACTAATTTGTTCAAGAAGCATGCATGGACTACTTACTTACTCTTTAAGCATTCATACTGGAATTTTAGTCGGCTGCACGCTCATATATGTTTGCTAACATTAgtgatcatttacctactcaattAGCTTTTGTGGAGAAGGTAGATACATGTTAGACTTGACGGTGAAAAAGCTGCGCAAGCCTGCATATGTGAATAGAGAAAAACTTGTAGTAAAACACAGTGAACGAAGGTGGCTTATATATACATGAAAATGAAATTCAGTTGACTTAATAGATAGTCCCAATAAGTTCATAACTTGTTCTGCAGTTGAACATTGTCGCATTGCATCGTAACTTTAGTATTAATCCAACGGAGTAACTAATATgcaaaaaatgttgaacatttcaGACCGGTATGAGCGGCGCCCTGGAGACGCTATGCGGGCAGGCCTACGGCGCCCGACTATACCGCATGCTAGGACTGTACCTACAGTCGTCGCTCATCATGTCGGCCGTGGTGTCCATGGTCATCGCTGTCCTGTGGCTGTTCACGGAGCCGCTGCTTCTGTGCCTGCGTCAAGAACCTGAGGTGTCCCGCGCCGCCGCGGTGTTCATTCGGTACCAGATCCCCGGTCTGTTCGCCTTCTCCTTCCTGCAGTGCCTTATACGGTACTTGCAAACGCAATCCATCGTCCTGCCGCTCGTCATCTGCTCCATGGTGCCATTCCTGCTCCACATCGTGCTGAACCACCTGCTGGTGAACGTGCTCGGCTATGGCCTCATCGGCGCGTCTGCCGCCATCTCCATCACCTTATGGTTCTCCTGCCTGATGCTGCTTGGGTACGTGATGCGGTCCAAGGAGTTTAGCGAGACGTGGAAGGGTTTCTCCACCGACGCGTTCAACTACGTGATGCCGACGATCAAGCTCGCTACGCCCTCCGCCATCATGGTTTGGTCAGTATACATACACATTACCTCCGTTCCAAAttgcttgtcttagatttgtctagatatggatgtattgCTTCCCATTATTGATTTTGAGTTTGTTGGGTGCATGCAGCTTGGAGTACTGGGCGTTTGAGCTTCTGGTTCTTATCGCTGGCTTGCTACCGAATTCCACAGTGAGCACGTCACTGATCGCCATGTGGTACGTTCATTCTTCTTCAAACTGTCCGTCCCATGGAGCTTCAGAAGCATTATATTGTTCCATCATGTTGACTTCTTCAACTTGTAAATGCAGCTCGAGCACGGAGGCGATTGCCTACATGATCACCTACGGATTCAGTGCCGCTGTAAGGTATGTACGAGTACGAGCTCAACTTCTTTCTTTGTTGCTGTAAGCACAACGACCTGTTGTTTCATTGTTTGCACATTTTGCAGCACCCGGGTGTCGAATGAGATAGGAGCCGGGAACGTGGATATGGCGAAGAATGCGGTCGCGGTGACGCTCAAACTGTCAGtgttcctcgccttctccttcatCCTGCTGCTGGGCTTAGGCCATGGCCTTTGGGCGAGACTCTTCAGCGGGAGCGAGGTGATTGTGGCAGAATTCACGGCCATCACCCCTCTGCTGATGATCTCCATCGTGCTCGACTCCGCGCAGGGCGTACTGTCAGGTGAGAAAGATCCGTCCGCTAGCTAAACCAATCTTCAAGAATCACCTACCTTCACTGAACAGATGTTTCATATCACGTATACGTAATCATAGACTGGAACGCCGCTGCTAGTGCTAAACATTTCCGCAAATTGACGAATAAATTGGCGTACGTGTGACAGGGGTGGCGAGGGGCTGCGGATGGCAGCACCTGGCGGCGATGACGAACCTTGTGGCGTTCTACTTCATCGGCATGCCGTTGGCCATGCTCTTTGCCTTCAAGCTCAATTTCTACACCACGGTAATTACCCTATTGAGATATCTCACCCTTGCCACTGCGGAATGTGGATAGCAAGCAGCTCGAACTCCATTCTTTCTAAAATATATTTAATGAGCTGGAGCACTCAACAGACCATGTACTTTGTTTACAGGGTTTATGGTCGGGTCTGATCTGCGGGCTGACTTGCCAGACCAGCACGCTGGTGGTGATCACCGCCCGCACGAAATGGTCCAAGATCGTGGATGCGATGcagcaagagaaggccaactaCATCGCTTGATCGATAAATATCGTTcatggcttgcacctgttgtagggGTTTTTGTGAGATGGAGAGGGCGTACGATGCTTGAACAGAAAGCTAGCTTTTTGACCGTGTACTTTCAGGGGATATATGTCTCAGAAACAGAAAGATGTAccctaaaaaaaaaagaaaatggatCCTGTAATGGCAATTAACCAGAGAGTGCAGGAGAAACGTACATACCGGGACGTGGATGTCCCATCCTCCCAACCGAACCCATGGATGTTCATATTTTCAAGGACGCAAATATATCGTGGCCGTTTCTAACCGGAAGCCTCGCATCAGGGGTGccccagatgggccggcccagccgcgtgGGAGGCCACGgcctattttttttctgttttctgttcccttttttgctttatttttttaattttctttatatGTTAAAAtattatatatctatatatatatatataatgcaaaaaacactcttcaaaaacaaatatgaaaaatgttgaataggtataaaaaatattgatcaagaatttaaaaaatgttgaacaagtattaaaaatgttgaaaaagtatttaaaaaatgttgaataagtataaaaaatgttgaatgagtatatgcaaatgttgaacaagtatttgaaaatgttgaacaagtattaaaagtattgaacaagtatttgaaaaatgttgaacgggtatttgaaaaatattgaataagcgttcggacaatgttgaacgtgtataaaaaaatgttgatcacttattaaaaGTTTTTTTAACATatacgaaaatgtagagtgaaaacgaaaacaaatataagaaaaaataaaagaaaaacaaaaaaggagaagaaaaaagaaaaccaaacaaaaaatgagGAAGAGAAAAAGAAACCGGAGAAGGCATttaaaaaccaaacaaaaaaaaaaggagaaaacggAAAAGACCGGTGTTTTCCCTCAAGTAGTTCGCATGTGCTATCTTAACGCGAACCCATCCCTAGCGTTCAACATCCTTGGGGAGCTCTTTTGCATCTCTATTTCTTCTCTTTTGTTATTATATATTCGCTAAATGGGCCGGCTCGTTACTGCAGAGGCTTCAGCGAGAGCAAACTATCGTTCTGCTTAAAGCGAGAAATAGCTCTCGCGGTTTCTAACCTCGTCAATACGCAGCTGTTAGCGTTGCAGCCCCGCGCGATAAGTGTTTTTTTCGAGGCAACCCCGCGCAATAAGTATCGAGCGCGAAACCGCAAATGCCACTTCTCGCCACTAGGGCGGTTGCTACTGGGCCAGCGCAATACTGTAGCTGCACGCCAGTTATTTCCTATGGTTTCTTATTAGTTTTTTCACTGTTTGGCATCAGTGTTCTTTGGGTTTTCTTcagtttcctttttattttttcttcgggtttctttgttttcttctttcttTATAATTTTCTTTTTTCCAACACATGTGTAATTTCTTCAAATGcattgtacatttttcatatacatcagaAACTTTTTTATACATGTTAAATTCAAATACATTATTTAATATATGtgttaaatattttcaaataaatgttGAAAGTTTTTCTTGAATGATACAAAACATAATTGAGGCTATGCAAACATTTCTTTACATTGTATAAAAAAATTAACATcgcaaatatatttttgaaatgcatgattttATTAAAACGCAACGTACATTTTTTTGAACGGTACTAAACAATATTTTGAATTGTATGAGTATTTTTTTTAATGTCACTCACATTTTTTTCAAT encodes the following:
- the LOC123145842 gene encoding protein DETOXIFICATION 19 isoform X2, with the translated sequence MSSAAPLLQPAGGKGGEAKRPCGCPPAWLRRLIDTEEAWAQLQFAVPMVLTNMSYYGIPLVSVMFSGHLGDVHLAGATLGNSWATVTGYAFVTGMSGALETLCGQAYGARLYRMLGLYLQSSLIMSAVVSMVIAVLWLFTEPLLLCLRQEPEVSRAAAVFIRYQIPGLFAFSFLQCLIRYLQTQSIVLPLVICSMVPFLLHIVLNHLLVNVLGYGLIGASAAISITLWFSCLMLLGYVMRSKEFSETWKGFSTDAFNYVMPTIKLATPSAIMVCLEYWAFELLVLIAGLLPNSTVSTSLIAMCSSTEAIAYMITYGFSAAVSTRVSNEIGAGNVDMAKNAVAVTLKLSVFLAFSFILLLGLGHGLWARLFSGSEVIVAEFTAITPLLMISIVLDSAQGVLSGVARGCGWQHLAAMTNLVAFYFIGMPLAMLFAFKLNFYTTGLWSGLICGLTCQTSTLVVITARTKWSKIVDAMQQEKANYIA
- the LOC123145842 gene encoding protein DETOXIFICATION 19 isoform X1, giving the protein MTSAPLLLGGCEPADGKGGEGEAKPCSPAWLRRLIDTEEAWAQLQFAVPMVLTNMSYYGIPLVSVMFSGHLGDVHLAGSTLGNSWATVTGYAFVTGMSGALETLCGQAYGARLYRMLGLYLQSSLIMSAVVSMVIAVLWLFTEPLLLCLRQEPEVSRAAAVFIRYQIPGLFAFSFLQCLIRYLQTQSIVLPLVICSMVPFLLHIVLNHLLVNVLGYGLIGASAAISITLWFSCLMLLGYVMRSKEFSETWKGFSTDAFNYVMPTIKLATPSAIMVCLEYWAFELLVLIAGLLPNSTVSTSLIAMCSSTEAIAYMITYGFSAAVSTRVSNEIGAGNVDMAKNAVAVTLKLSVFLAFSFILLLGLGHGLWARLFSGSEVIVAEFTAITPLLMISIVLDSAQGVLSGVARGCGWQHLAAMTNLVAFYFIGMPLAMLFAFKLNFYTTGLWSGLICGLTCQTSTLVVITARTKWSKIVDAMQQEKANYIA